Genomic window (Nitrospira sp.):
GCGATTCGGCGAGCACCCCACGCCTCCGAGCCCGATACGGGGGAAGGGGCGTGGTAAGTAACGGCTGTGGCCGTCCGCGTCTGAGACATCGATGGAGCGGGTCAATCAGGCACGAGCAGCGTCCGTGCAGCAGGAAGGCGGGGCGACGCTGCGCCGGAATGCCCCGGTGGCCTCTCCTGCGTTCGACGAGACTTCTGACGCAGGCACACGAGCGTCCGGTTCCCTCTCACCTCGGTTTACGTACCACCCGAGCCGATTCGGAATATATCCACGTGGGGCGTCAGGCCCGGTTCCCTACCGGATCGGCATGGAGCGAGCCTTCTCCGCCGATCTGTCCGGTGTACGGGCCTACTGTGGCGCCTCCGCTCTCCTGAGAGACTCCGGTGCCCGAGCTGCTGCCTGGCCGGAAACGCTGGTCTTCGTTTCACCGAATCCTTCCCCGCGTGTGGTGGCGCACGAAGTCGCGCATATCCTGCAATATCGTCAGACTCCAGCACCTATCGCTGAGCGGCGAGGACTGGCGTCCCGTCGCGATCCGGCGGAAGCCGAAGCCGGTCGTGTCGCGAGCCTGTTTGCGGCCGGCGCCTCTATTCAGGTGCAGACCCATTCGACCATTGCGCCGATGTTCTACACCGACGAGGAACCAGGTTCCGAAGAGTTTCTCGCGGATCGTCCACCGCTCTTTGCAGGCCAAGAGGTGGGCACCTGGGGAAATTCGTGGCCGGCGAGTTTGATCGCGCGCGAGCGGCTTGCGGTGAGTGTGCCTGACACACAACGTAGCCACGCGATTGTGGAGGCCATTGCGCGGCGCGAGCCGATTGTCATTCTCCATGAATATGGTCGTCTCTGGCTGTATCGGCTGGAATGGGAAGGGCTCTCCGGCCGCTATTCCCGATTCACCAACGCCGAGACCCTATTTCACGAGGGGACGAACGAGCGAGGCAACTATTCCGTCTCCAACGTGCAAGGCCGGACGGAAGTCGAAGCGTTTGTGACGGAGGACGGCGGGGTTCTGTCACCGCCTGGCGCAGGTAAACTCTTCTCCCACACCGGCGGAGAATTTGAAGATCCCTTGGTGTCGAAGGTTCAGAACGCGTCGGCCTTTGTGAACGGCATGCTTGTGGGGCTGGAGAGGGCGAATTTTACAGCCTTGGCGGCCCGGCTTCGTCGTATGGCCGCCCTCAATATGGTTTTCCCGACCCCGTTTGCCATCGGGGCCGTTCGTGGACTGGTCGATGAAATGCTTGAGCTCGTGCAATGGCTGAATCCCCAACAGTGGGTGGCCATCGAAGCGGCGGCGCGCGAGACGATTCTGCTGCTGAGCGATCCGGACGGAGAGGAATTGGCCGCTTCGTTGGGGGAGGAGTTCGGGCGAAGCCAGGCGGATGTCCTCGATACACTTCTGCAGCAGAGCCTGCCGATCTTCGCCTATGAGGTCGGCAAGTTGATTGGCCCCACGATTATCGAGCTCCTGC
Coding sequences:
- a CDS encoding DUF4157 domain-containing protein, which produces MERVNQARAASVQQEGGATLRRNAPVASPAFDETSDAGTRASGSLSPRFTYHPSRFGIYPRGASGPVPYRIGMERAFSADLSGVRAYCGASALLRDSGARAAAWPETLVFVSPNPSPRVVAHEVAHILQYRQTPAPIAERRGLASRRDPAEAEAGRVASLFAAGASIQVQTHSTIAPMFYTDEEPGSEEFLADRPPLFAGQEVGTWGNSWPASLIARERLAVSVPDTQRSHAIVEAIARREPIVILHEYGRLWLYRLEWEGLSGRYSRFTNAETLFHEGTNERGNYSVSNVQGRTEVEAFVTEDGGVLSPPGAGKLFSHTGGEFEDPLVSKVQNASAFVNGMLVGLERANFTALAARLRRMAALNMVFPTPFAIGAVRGLVDEMLELVQWLNPQQWVAIEAAARETILLLSDPDGEELAASLGEEFGRSQADVLDTLLQQSLPIFAYEVGKLIGPTIIELLLALVGIEIGPMAIMQKSLAAMRQVPRVAGMLRDFALVFPDLPDTSTPSATRLPDQAPGHVAVPDASTNSSPSVAARLPQGLPNLTREEQALLARTGNQVEFPDALPQDLADQELAVVKRSTKRPTSGGDGKYVNEVDLGNGHTWREQPNGTWCRFSDKPTNCTVLIQEPGHQAPGTVVAFASRKSSLREVYFGWAENRAGANVEVALLRSRGTSDYPEGTYVVVVGGGGEFVYPGDTSQPWIMVAHSHPGAAAQPGYVNPSGKDMQLSTRGGRGRAKARIQKWIHSQAPDGTWREVEYGVDLDREQYYVQPTGGEPIFFDEITPEDLPRDAALRYWELEEAGMERARIDLMIEQNGIEFYLGWYARQFRFDP